One window from the genome of Myxococcales bacterium encodes:
- a CDS encoding TolC family protein codes for MRKTILLSLIILNALILPQSGRAQEAKNNDQPPTAAIVKLSMEKAIELALAHNEQMRIADQAIDEAEGSYTYYAADAFPQISGNASYTRYLERPYTMVDMTFLNPILAQFNAPPLSPTKSYFYNSHEWDFRLVAEQNLFTFGKVTNAIRLGGVYTDLAKQQKQITQQDLVAQTKESYLGVLFAREAVKVAESNLQLTQETYDVTAAKTQQGVLSKFDLLLVESELAAAKPELLRAQSQYQTALQALLFTIGEPLDREVEITGELSYRTLDATKGALLNEAKIQRAELRALQLQEEMYDYSYKISRAMYFPTLKANGTYAYSGGTDKQIYPENPDDQMLPTLSFGVSLHVPLFDGLRSYGQMKQMAAKRGTAKLQYQQTARAIDLEISRLFDETKVQEGIVDASRKSLEVAEQAYKLSAIRFDNGLGTRLEMTDARNRVTLARLGLAQSLYNLNLSHARLERAVGK; via the coding sequence ATGCGCAAAACGATTCTGCTTTCGCTGATTATTCTGAACGCTTTGATCCTGCCCCAATCCGGCCGGGCGCAAGAGGCGAAGAACAACGACCAGCCGCCGACGGCCGCGATCGTCAAGCTCAGCATGGAAAAGGCGATTGAGTTGGCCCTCGCCCACAACGAGCAGATGCGCATCGCCGACCAGGCCATCGACGAGGCGGAAGGCTCTTACACCTATTACGCCGCCGACGCCTTCCCGCAAATCAGCGGCAACGCAAGCTACACCCGCTATCTGGAACGGCCGTACACGATGGTGGACATGACCTTCCTCAACCCGATCCTCGCGCAATTCAACGCGCCGCCGCTTTCGCCGACGAAATCCTATTTCTACAACAGTCACGAATGGGATTTCCGGCTGGTCGCCGAGCAAAACCTGTTCACCTTCGGCAAGGTGACCAACGCGATCCGCCTGGGTGGCGTCTACACCGACCTGGCCAAACAGCAAAAACAGATCACCCAGCAGGATCTGGTCGCGCAGACGAAAGAATCCTACCTCGGCGTCCTGTTCGCGCGGGAAGCGGTCAAGGTCGCCGAATCGAATCTGCAACTGACCCAGGAAACCTATGACGTCACCGCCGCGAAAACCCAGCAAGGCGTATTGAGCAAATTCGATCTGCTCCTCGTGGAATCCGAATTGGCGGCGGCCAAACCGGAATTATTGCGGGCGCAAAGCCAATATCAGACCGCCCTGCAGGCGCTGCTCTTCACAATCGGCGAACCGCTGGATCGCGAGGTGGAAATCACCGGCGAATTGAGTTACCGGACGCTGGACGCGACGAAGGGCGCCCTGCTCAACGAAGCCAAGATTCAGCGGGCGGAACTGCGCGCCCTGCAACTGCAAGAGGAAATGTACGACTACTCCTACAAGATCTCCCGCGCGATGTACTTTCCCACGCTGAAGGCCAACGGCACCTACGCCTATTCGGGGGGCACCGACAAGCAGATTTATCCGGAAAACCCCGACGACCAGATGCTGCCGACGCTCTCCTTCGGCGTCTCGCTGCACGTGCCGCTGTTCGATGGCCTGCGCTCCTACGGGCAGATGAAGCAAATGGCCGCCAAGCGCGGCACCGCCAAATTGCAGTACCAGCAGACCGCGCGCGCGATCGATTTGGAAATTTCCCGCCTGTTCGACGAAACCAAGGTCCAGGAAGGCATCGTGGACGCCAGTCGCAAATCGCTCGAAGTGGCCGAACAGGCCTACAAACTGTCGGCGATCCGCTTCGACAACGGCCTGGGCACCCGATTGGAAATGACCGACGCCCGCAACCGCGTCACCCTGGCCCGGTTGGGCCTGGCGCAAAGCCTTTACAACCTGAACCTCTCGCACGCCCGGTTGGAGCGGGCCGTCGGCAAATAA